The Nostoc sp. 'Lobaria pulmonaria (5183) cyanobiont' genome window below encodes:
- a CDS encoding carbon-nitrogen hydrolase family protein, translating into MKSYLAAAIQLTSVPDLQKNLAQAEELIELAVRQGAELVGLPENFSYMGEEKDKLAQGDAIAIESEKFLKKMAQRFQITILGGSFPLPVDNTGKVYNTTLLIDPNGQELARYYKVHLFDVDVPDGNTYRESSTVVAGTQLPPVYFSEKLGNLGLSICYDVRFPELYRHLADKGADVIFIPAAFTAFTGKDHWQVLLQARAIENTAYVIAPAQAGNNYARRLTHGHAVIIDPWGVILADAGEKPGIAIAEIKPTRLEQVRRQMPSLQHRVF; encoded by the coding sequence ATGAAGTCTTATTTAGCCGCCGCTATTCAATTGACCAGTGTGCCCGATCTACAAAAAAATTTGGCACAGGCAGAAGAATTAATAGAGCTTGCCGTGCGTCAAGGTGCTGAATTGGTAGGTTTGCCAGAAAACTTTTCCTATATGGGAGAAGAAAAAGACAAACTCGCGCAAGGTGATGCGATCGCTATTGAAAGTGAAAAATTTCTCAAAAAAATGGCTCAACGCTTTCAAATTACGATCTTGGGCGGCAGCTTTCCACTTCCTGTAGACAATACAGGCAAAGTTTATAACACCACTCTACTCATCGACCCAAACGGTCAAGAACTTGCCCGCTACTACAAAGTACACCTATTTGATGTTGATGTCCCTGACGGTAACACCTATCGTGAATCCAGCACTGTTGTGGCTGGCACGCAACTACCCCCCGTCTATTTCTCAGAAAAACTCGGTAATTTAGGACTTTCTATTTGTTATGATGTCCGCTTCCCTGAACTGTACCGTCATCTAGCAGATAAGGGAGCTGATGTTATCTTTATTCCCGCCGCCTTTACCGCCTTTACTGGCAAAGACCACTGGCAAGTACTACTACAAGCCAGAGCCATCGAAAATACCGCCTACGTGATTGCTCCTGCCCAAGCAGGCAATAACTACGCCCGCCGTCTAACCCACGGTCACGCCGTCATTATCGACCCTTGGGGTGTAATTTTAGCCGATGCTGGGGAAAAACCGGGAATTGCGATCGCAGAAATCAAGCCCACTAGGTTAGAACAAGTCCGCCGTCAAATGCCCTCTTTACAACATCGGGTATTCTAG
- the fba gene encoding class II fructose-bisphosphate aldolase (catalyzes the reversible aldol condensation of dihydroxyacetonephosphate and glyceraldehyde 3-phosphate in the Calvin cycle, glycolysis, and/or gluconeogenesis) produces the protein MALVPLRLLLDHAAENGYGIPAFNVNNLEQIQAIMKAAVETDSPVILQASRGARNYAGENFLRHLILAAVETYPQIPIVMHQDHGNAPSTCYSAIKNNFTSVMMDGSLEADAKTPASFEYNVNVTREVVNVAHALGVSVEGELGCLGSLETGAGEAEDGHGFEGTLDHSQLLTDPDEAVDFVEATQVDALAVAIGTSHGAYKFTRKPTGEILAISRIEEIHRRLPNTHLVMHGSSSVPEDLLALINQYGGAIPETYGVPVEEIQKGIKSGVRKVNIDTDNRLAITAAVREALAKKPEEFDPRHFLKPSITYMQKVCTERYQQFGTAGNASKIKQISLEDFAAKYAKGELNVITKAAAKV, from the coding sequence ATGGCGCTTGTACCACTGCGGCTGCTGTTGGATCACGCAGCTGAAAACGGTTACGGCATCCCAGCTTTTAACGTTAACAATTTGGAGCAGATTCAGGCGATTATGAAGGCTGCTGTCGAGACAGATAGCCCCGTAATTTTACAAGCTTCACGCGGCGCTCGTAATTATGCAGGAGAAAACTTCCTCCGCCACCTGATTTTGGCAGCCGTAGAAACCTATCCTCAGATTCCCATTGTCATGCACCAAGATCATGGTAATGCCCCTTCTACCTGCTACTCAGCAATTAAGAACAACTTCACCAGCGTGATGATGGATGGTTCTTTAGAAGCTGATGCTAAGACCCCCGCTAGCTTTGAATACAACGTCAATGTTACCCGCGAAGTTGTAAACGTAGCTCATGCTCTGGGTGTCAGTGTTGAAGGTGAACTAGGTTGTTTGGGTTCTCTAGAAACTGGTGCTGGTGAAGCTGAAGATGGTCACGGGTTTGAAGGTACACTCGACCACTCACAACTGCTAACCGACCCCGATGAAGCTGTTGACTTCGTAGAAGCAACCCAAGTAGATGCTTTGGCTGTTGCCATTGGCACAAGCCACGGTGCTTACAAGTTTACCCGCAAGCCGACTGGTGAAATTTTGGCTATCAGCCGCATTGAAGAAATTCACCGCCGTCTGCCTAACACCCACTTGGTAATGCACGGTTCTTCTTCTGTACCTGAAGATTTGCTTGCACTGATTAACCAGTATGGTGGTGCAATTCCTGAAACCTACGGTGTACCTGTAGAAGAGATCCAAAAAGGTATTAAGAGTGGTGTACGTAAAGTAAACATCGACACCGACAACCGTTTGGCTATTACTGCTGCTGTACGTGAAGCTTTGGCTAAAAAACCAGAGGAGTTTGACCCCCGTCATTTCCTCAAGCCTTCTATTACATATATGCAGAAGGTTTGTACTGAACGCTATCAGCAATTTGGCACGGCTGGGAACGCAAGCAAGATCAAGCAAATTTCTTTGGAAGATTTTGCTGCTAAGTATGCTAAAGGTGAACTCAACGTTATTACCAAGGCTGCTGCTAAAGTTTAA